In Leptospira harrisiae, one genomic interval encodes:
- a CDS encoding ammonium transporter — MKQYFKSIAFLLLVVPMFLFADEAATVANPAEETAKAIQTLTVGLDTLWVLVAGMLVFFMNAGFALVESGFAQSKNTVNILAKNFIVFAAATFSYWAIGWGLMFGDGSPFMATEGLFFLGGADNSPAIGDAYQGVYSSMNWTGVPLLAKFFFQLVFAATAATIVSGAVAERIKFHSFLIFSFILVAVMYPFTGHWVWGGGWLAGLGFHDFAGSTVVHSVGGWAALAGAIVLGARKGKFLPDGRIKPILGHNMTSAALGTLILWLGWFGFNPGSTMGVGDGSVMAHVIVTTNISAALGALASTVTAWIILKKPDLGMILNGTLAGLVGITAPCAIVSPTSAAIIGAVSGALVVLSVLFFDKIKIDDPVGATSVHLVCGIWGTLAVAIFGYEGAPAGVEVPSILTQLYGILAIGGFTFVVSFILWYVLKLAGGIRVGEEEELSGLDLGEHGAEAYPDFNIRARG; from the coding sequence ATGAAACAGTATTTCAAATCAATCGCCTTCCTGCTCCTGGTTGTTCCGATGTTCCTTTTTGCAGATGAAGCTGCAACCGTCGCGAACCCAGCAGAGGAAACAGCAAAAGCAATCCAAACCTTAACAGTTGGTTTAGACACCTTGTGGGTGTTAGTCGCTGGTATGTTGGTATTCTTTATGAATGCCGGTTTTGCACTCGTTGAATCGGGTTTTGCACAGTCAAAGAACACCGTGAACATTCTTGCGAAAAACTTTATCGTTTTTGCAGCTGCAACATTCTCTTATTGGGCAATTGGTTGGGGTTTGATGTTTGGTGACGGATCTCCCTTTATGGCAACCGAAGGTCTTTTCTTCTTAGGTGGAGCTGATAACTCTCCTGCAATCGGTGATGCTTACCAAGGTGTTTATTCATCAATGAACTGGACAGGTGTCCCACTTCTTGCAAAGTTTTTCTTTCAATTGGTTTTTGCGGCAACAGCAGCAACCATTGTTTCTGGAGCAGTCGCAGAACGGATTAAATTTCATTCTTTCCTTATCTTCTCTTTTATTCTTGTCGCAGTAATGTATCCATTCACAGGTCACTGGGTTTGGGGTGGCGGATGGCTGGCAGGTCTTGGTTTTCATGACTTTGCAGGATCTACTGTAGTACACTCCGTAGGTGGTTGGGCAGCTCTTGCTGGTGCAATCGTTCTAGGGGCAAGAAAAGGAAAGTTCTTACCTGATGGTAGAATTAAACCAATTCTTGGTCACAACATGACTTCTGCAGCACTTGGAACTCTTATCCTTTGGCTTGGTTGGTTTGGATTTAACCCAGGTTCTACGATGGGTGTAGGTGATGGAAGTGTAATGGCACATGTGATTGTAACCACTAACATTTCTGCTGCTCTTGGTGCACTTGCATCAACTGTAACCGCTTGGATCATTTTGAAGAAACCTGATCTTGGTATGATTTTAAATGGAACTTTGGCAGGTCTCGTAGGTATTACTGCTCCTTGTGCGATTGTAAGCCCTACATCTGCTGCAATCATTGGTGCAGTGTCCGGAGCTCTTGTTGTATTATCTGTTCTATTCTTTGATAAAATCAAAATCGATGACCCGGTAGGTGCAACTTCAGTTCACTTAGTTTGTGGTATTTGGGGAACATTAGCTGTGGCAATCTTTGGATACGAAGGTGCACCTGCAGGAGTAGAAGTTCCTTCAATCTTAACACAACTTTACGGAATTCTTGCAATCGGCGGTTTCACATTTGTAGTATCTTTTATATTATGGTATGTGTTGAAACTTGCAGGTGGAATCCGAGTGGGTGAAGAAGAAGAACTCAGTGGTTTGGATCTTGGGGAACATGGAGCAGAAGCTTACCCTGATTTCAATATCCGAGCTCGTGGTTAA
- a CDS encoding deoxyribodipyrimidine photolyase produces MTEERIRLCNANPIQTDQKYILYWMQAYRRFDSNHAFAYAVNLAKKHNKELIVYEGLRSDYPWSSERIHKFIIEGMYDNQTRADELGINYWPFIESKTNPAFGILKNLSKEAVAIVTDDFPCFIIPEQIKKLSEKIDCPLIAVDSNSLIPLSRFEKEASAARILRIWIHKEFLKAMPEKTKQKWLKVDLGGLHKNSKPPKGFGLPENLDSFLKTIDYKEKVLPAKDVKGGRNEALKILKSFVSKKLQEYETGRSNPNPPELTATSGLSPYLHFGFIGIEEIFQLVLEVSSKGKWNPERISHNKPGDREHFYSESTSANHFLDELITWRDIGYLFFWKTKPSNINLANLPDWVKTNFNKHKSDQREYLYTLEQFESAHTHDELWNAAQTELLKTGRIHNYMRMLWGKKVIEWTKTYEEAFQILEHLNNKYAYDGRNPNSYTGILWCFGLFDRPWFPERNVFGNVRFMSSDSTKKKFKMKSYLEYIGELSGTSDSLFP; encoded by the coding sequence GTGACTGAGGAACGAATCCGTCTCTGCAATGCCAACCCCATCCAAACTGATCAAAAATACATTCTCTATTGGATGCAAGCCTATCGACGTTTTGATTCGAATCATGCATTTGCTTATGCCGTAAATCTCGCAAAAAAACATAACAAGGAACTGATTGTCTATGAAGGATTGCGTTCAGACTACCCTTGGAGTTCTGAAAGAATCCACAAATTCATAATCGAAGGTATGTATGACAACCAAACAAGAGCAGACGAACTAGGAATCAACTATTGGCCTTTTATAGAATCCAAAACAAACCCTGCATTTGGCATTTTAAAAAATCTATCCAAAGAAGCGGTTGCCATTGTTACTGATGACTTCCCTTGTTTTATCATTCCAGAACAAATTAAAAAATTATCTGAAAAAATAGACTGTCCTCTAATTGCCGTAGACAGTAATTCTCTCATACCACTTTCTCGATTTGAAAAAGAGGCAAGTGCCGCAAGAATTCTACGAATTTGGATTCATAAAGAATTTTTAAAAGCTATGCCTGAAAAAACGAAACAAAAATGGCTGAAAGTAGATTTAGGGGGGCTTCATAAAAATTCAAAACCGCCGAAAGGGTTTGGATTACCGGAAAATTTGGATTCCTTTTTAAAAACTATTGATTATAAAGAAAAAGTTCTTCCCGCTAAAGATGTGAAAGGTGGTCGAAATGAAGCACTCAAAATTTTAAAATCTTTTGTTTCAAAGAAATTACAGGAATATGAAACAGGTCGCTCCAATCCTAATCCACCGGAATTGACTGCGACAAGTGGTCTTTCTCCTTATCTACATTTTGGGTTTATCGGAATCGAAGAAATCTTTCAATTAGTTTTAGAAGTTTCCTCAAAAGGAAAATGGAATCCCGAAAGAATCAGCCATAATAAACCAGGAGACCGTGAACATTTTTATTCTGAATCTACCTCCGCCAATCACTTCTTAGATGAACTTATTACTTGGCGAGATATAGGATATTTATTTTTTTGGAAAACCAAACCAAGTAACATCAATTTAGCAAATCTACCCGATTGGGTAAAAACTAATTTTAATAAACATAAATCTGATCAAAGAGAGTATCTTTATACCTTAGAACAGTTTGAATCTGCACATACTCATGATGAACTTTGGAACGCAGCACAAACAGAACTTTTGAAAACAGGACGGATACATAATTATATGCGAATGTTATGGGGTAAAAAAGTAATCGAATGGACAAAAACCTACGAAGAAGCATTCCAAATTTTAGAACATTTGAATAACAAATATGCTTATGATGGAAGAAATCCCAATTCTTATACAGGGATTTTATGGTGTTTTGGTTTATTTGATAGACCTTGGTTTCCTGAAAGGAATGTATTCGGGAATGTCCGGTTTATGTCCTCCGATTCAACAAAAAAGAAGTTTAAAATGAAATCCTATTTGGAGTATATTGGTGAACTGAGCGGAACCTCCGACTCTTTGTTTCCATGA
- a CDS encoding ATP-dependent Clp protease adaptor ClpS has protein sequence MTNPNDPSTFEETKTNFESIYFYFVILFNDSIHEFSYVEDCLMKLCFKTKKEAKQIAMEAHTNGKAVCFQGSIEECETVAENMTNANLTAILGV, from the coding sequence ATGACGAACCCAAACGATCCTAGCACATTTGAAGAAACAAAAACCAATTTTGAATCTATCTACTTTTACTTTGTCATTCTATTTAATGACTCCATACATGAGTTTTCCTATGTTGAAGATTGTTTGATGAAACTTTGTTTCAAAACAAAAAAAGAAGCCAAACAAATAGCTATGGAAGCACATACAAACGGCAAAGCAGTTTGTTTCCAAGGAAGTATTGAAGAATGCGAAACCGTTGCAGAAAATATGACAAACGCAAACTTAACAGCAATCCTTGGTGTATGA
- a CDS encoding site-2 protease family protein: MKRLKYLFYISVYLHEFGHLLFAKLTHLKVDRIAIGNGKNFVETFF; the protein is encoded by the coding sequence ATGAAGAGACTCAAATATCTTTTTTATATTTCAGTATATTTACATGAATTTGGCCATCTCCTATTTGCGAAACTAACTCACCTTAAGGTGGATCGGATTGCCATAGGGAATGGCAAAAATTTTGTTGAAACTTTTTTTTAA
- a CDS encoding adenylate/guanylate cyclase domain-containing protein, whose product MVFSKRLFCLFLSILSFTGFLSNLSAQVLLTNQILDLRSETSFGQTVHKWSFKPGDSPLVTEENEDDLYLDEENGQTKALRFAHAKPQLDESVRNGWISGFQIQTAWDKVRDGDGELYFPDFDQFQNTYRGYAWYRTEIQISEEDIRSKFKSRNLTIRLGQISQADAVYWNGKFIGGTGLHLDTDVDTTLEDKSLYSDKIRFYQIPIEQLKTDEPNVLAVRVYAKYPLSPGLSHDKFYLSSVKYAERAEYWNDFKKIFVIVLTLLLGSFYLYWQFLFRNEDDATIYFALGSIFMALNTLFQSQIIYSIIGDGFWIKKIEYFAWIGLVHLLFNFIVRFAHVRYGWIAVTNRYIDIAGVLSMVVVILSPNLFFLSKFFFYWTFVTILLGGTLFYIIFLGRKVPSMGTVSLGFLAFISLILNDIFVEMQWEWYPSHTFLKDYAFAAFSVSVALSIVKNMIDSRRLVEKQREEKERLSRYFSPAVMETIVSDNIKLGGEEKHIATLFSDIVGFTTFAEKNPPGVVLQNLNTIFESLSDLIFHYSATLDKFIGDAIMAFWGAPKQTELDAYHAIACAVDMQKRMEEINQDLGLPPGTFRLRIGVNYGEAIVGNIGSVKRMDYTVIGDAVNTAARLESHGIPGKVAVSEAAYLAAGGSEYIEYEDIKELTLKGKAEPVKVYFVTKVKPRPGV is encoded by the coding sequence ATGGTTTTTTCGAAAAGACTCTTTTGTTTATTTCTCAGCATCCTAAGTTTTACGGGATTTCTCTCAAACCTTTCTGCCCAGGTTCTGCTCACCAATCAAATTTTGGACCTTAGGTCTGAGACCTCTTTTGGCCAAACAGTTCATAAATGGAGTTTTAAACCGGGAGATTCTCCTCTTGTGACAGAAGAAAATGAAGATGATTTATATTTAGATGAAGAAAACGGACAAACCAAAGCTTTGCGTTTTGCACATGCAAAGCCTCAATTGGATGAATCGGTGCGAAATGGATGGATTTCAGGGTTTCAAATCCAAACGGCTTGGGACAAGGTGAGAGATGGGGATGGGGAATTGTATTTCCCTGACTTCGATCAGTTTCAAAACACCTACCGAGGATATGCGTGGTACCGAACAGAAATTCAGATTTCAGAAGAAGATATACGTTCGAAATTTAAATCCAGAAATTTAACAATCCGATTGGGTCAGATCAGCCAAGCAGATGCCGTGTATTGGAATGGAAAGTTTATTGGTGGTACAGGCCTTCATCTGGATACAGACGTTGATACGACGTTAGAAGACAAATCACTTTATAGTGATAAAATTAGATTTTACCAAATTCCCATAGAACAACTAAAAACTGATGAACCCAATGTGCTTGCAGTTCGAGTGTATGCAAAATACCCATTAAGTCCTGGTTTGTCACATGATAAGTTTTATTTGTCATCTGTCAAGTATGCTGAACGAGCTGAATATTGGAACGATTTCAAAAAGATTTTTGTCATCGTACTCACATTATTACTTGGTAGCTTTTATTTATATTGGCAATTTTTGTTTAGAAACGAAGACGATGCGACCATTTACTTTGCATTAGGTTCAATTTTTATGGCATTAAACACTTTGTTTCAAAGCCAAATCATTTATTCAATTATTGGCGATGGATTTTGGATCAAAAAAATAGAATATTTTGCTTGGATAGGACTTGTACATCTACTTTTTAACTTCATAGTTCGTTTTGCACATGTTCGATACGGTTGGATTGCCGTCACTAATCGATACATTGACATTGCGGGAGTATTGTCGATGGTAGTGGTAATTCTTTCACCTAACCTATTTTTTCTTTCTAAGTTTTTCTTTTATTGGACATTTGTGACGATTTTACTTGGCGGAACCTTGTTTTATATTATTTTTCTTGGTAGAAAAGTTCCATCTATGGGAACTGTATCACTTGGTTTTTTAGCTTTTATCTCGCTTATCCTCAATGATATCTTTGTTGAGATGCAATGGGAATGGTATCCTAGTCATACCTTTTTAAAAGATTATGCATTTGCTGCCTTTTCTGTATCAGTTGCACTTTCGATTGTTAAAAATATGATAGATTCCCGAAGACTTGTGGAAAAACAAAGAGAAGAAAAAGAAAGACTCTCTCGATATTTTTCACCTGCCGTTATGGAAACCATTGTTTCCGATAATATAAAGTTAGGTGGAGAAGAGAAACATATAGCCACTTTATTTTCTGACATTGTCGGATTTACAACTTTTGCTGAGAAAAATCCTCCAGGTGTTGTTTTACAAAATTTAAATACAATTTTTGAGTCCTTGTCTGATTTGATATTTCATTATTCAGCAACTTTAGATAAATTTATTGGTGATGCGATTATGGCTTTTTGGGGTGCACCTAAACAAACCGAATTAGATGCATACCATGCGATTGCTTGTGCTGTAGACATGCAAAAACGTATGGAAGAAATTAATCAAGATTTAGGACTTCCTCCTGGAACCTTTCGTTTGCGAATTGGTGTCAATTATGGAGAGGCCATTGTGGGTAACATAGGTTCAGTCAAACGTATGGATTATACTGTGATTGGTGATGCAGTCAATACTGCGGCAAGATTGGAAAGTCATGGAATCCCAGGAAAAGTAGCTGTATCGGAAGCAGCTTATCTTGCTGCGGGTGGGAGTGAGTATATCGAATATGAAGATATCAAAGAGCTTACCTTAAAAGGAAAAGCAGAACCGGTTAAAGTGTATTTTGTGACAAAGGTAAAACCAAGACCAGGTGTTTGA